Within Streptomyces roseirectus, the genomic segment ACGTCCTCGACCAGCTGATCACCGAGGTCGACGGGGTCAAGCACTCCGCCGGTGTGGTCGCGTACGAGCTGGCGACCGGCGAGATCCACGTCTTCCAGGCGAAGGCCGTGATCTACGCGTCCGGCGGCACCGGCAAGTTCTTCAAGGTGACGTCGAACGCGCACACGCTGACCGGTGACGGGCAGGCCGCCTGCTACCGCCGGGGGCTGCCGCTGGAGGACATGGAGTTCTTCCAGTTCCACCCGACCGGCATCTGGCGCATGGGCATCCTGCTGACGGAGGGCGCCCGCGGTGAGGGCGGCATCCTGCGCAACAAGGACGGCGAGCGCTTCATGGAGAAGTACGCGCCGGTCATGAAGGACCTCGCGTCCCGTGACGTCGTCTCGCGCTCCATCTACACGGAGATCCGTGAGGGCCGCGGCTGCGGTCCCGAGGGCGACCACGTCTACCTCGACCTCACGCACCTCCCGCCGGAGCAGCTGGACGCGAAGCTCCCGGACATCACCGAGTTCGCGCGCACCTACCTCGGCATCGAGCCGTACACGGACCCGATCCCGATCCAGCCGACGGCGCACTACGCGATGGGCGGCATCCCGACGAACGTCGAGGGCGAGGTCCTGTCGGACAACACCACCGTCGTCCCGGGTCTGTACGCGGCCGGCGAGGTCGCCTGTGTCTCCGTGCACGGCGCGAACCGCCTCGGCACCAACTCGCTGCTCGACATCAACGTGTTCGGGCGGCGGGCCGGCATCGCGGCGGCCGACTACTCGAAGACGGCCGACTTCGTCGAACTCCCGGAGAACCCGGCGCAGTTCGTCGTCGACCAGGTGGAGCGGCTGCGCGCGTCGACCGGCAACGAGCGGGTCGCGGTGCTGCGCAAGGAGCTCCAGGAGACCATGGACGCGAACGTCATGGTGTTCCGGACCGAGCAGACGATCAAGACGGCCGTCGAGAAGATCGCCGAGCTGCGCGAGCGCTACAAGAACGTCTCGGTGCAGGACAAGGGCAAGCGGTTCAACACGGACCTCCTCGAAGCGATCGAGCTGGGCAACCTGCTCGACCTCGCCGAGGTCATGGCCGTCTCGGCGCTGGCCCGCAAGGAGTCGCGCGGCGGTCACTACCGCGAGGACTACCCGAACCGCGACGACGTCAACTTCATGCGCCACACCATGGCGTACCGCGAGGTCGGCGACGACGGCACCGAGTCCATTCGTCTCGACTACAAGCCGGTCGTGCAGACCCGCTACCAGCCGATGGAGCGTAAGTACTGATGGCAACTCCCGTTCTGGACAAGGTGGAGGCGGAGGCCGCGGCCTCGGACCACCTCATCACCGTCACGTTCCGCGTCCGCCGGTTCAACCCGGAGGTCTCGGCCGACGCGACCTGGGAAGACTTCCAGCTGGAGATCGACCCCAAGGAGCGCGTCCTCGACGGCCTCCACAAGATCAAGTGGGACCTGGACGGCACGCTGACGTTCCGTCGCTCCTGCGCGCACGGCATCTGCGGGTCGGACGCCATGCGGATCAACGGCAAGAACCGGCTGGCCTGCAAGACGCTGATCAAGGACATCAACCCGGCCAAGCCGATCACCATCGAGCCCATCAAGGGGCTCACGGTCCTCAAGGACCTGGTCGTCGACATGGAGCCGTTCTTCCAGGCGTACCGCGACGTCATGCCCTTCCTGATCACGAAGGACACGAACGAACCGACGCGTGAGCGGCTTCAGACGGCCGAGGACCGCGAGCGGTTCGACGACACGACGAAGTGCATCCTGTGCGCGGCCTGCACGTCGTCGTGCCCGGTCTTCTGGAACGACGGCCAGTACTTCGGCCCGGCGGCCATCGTCAACGCGCACCGCTTCATCTTCGACTCGCGTGACGAGGCGGGCGAGCAGCGCCTCGAGATCCTCAACGACCGTGACGGCGTGTGGCGTTGCCGCACGACCTTCAACTGCACGGACGCCTGCCCGCGTGGCATCGAGGTCACGAAGGCGATCCAGGAGGTGAAGCGGGCGCTGATCACGCGCCGCTTCTAGCAGTTCCCGCGAAGGGCCCCGCCGCTCCGGTTCACTCACCGGGGCGGCGGGGCCCTTCGCATTGGCCTGATGCGTCAACTCACCTTGATCTGCTTGAGAGTTCAAGCCAGACTCTGCCGCATGGCAATCCTGAGAAAAGCGGCGACGGCCGGACTGGCCCTCGCAGCCGCGCTCTTCGCGATACCCCCCACTGCCTCGGCCTCTCCCGCAGGCGCCTCTCCCGCGTGGACGACGGAGACGTCCGCCGGGAGCACGATCACGGTGGTGCCCAGCACAAGTGGCCGCCCCGGCAAGGAACTTCTCTTCCACACCGAGGGCAACGGCAAGGCGTTCGTCGTCCTGCCGCTCAAGCACCTTCCGGCGAACAGCCTCTGGGCCCGGGTACGGGTGAAGCTGGGGGCCCTGCCGGTCAAGCCGGACTGGGCGCACTGGACGCTCGCGGAGGCGTCCGGCAGCGATTCACCCACGCTGGTGCGGCCGTTGGGCGGTCAGTACGCGCCCACCGACAACGGGAACTTCTACGGCGTCGGCTCGGACCTGGGCCCGACCGGTGACTGGACGAACTGGCGGACCTCGGCGCCGGCCGCCGCGGGCGTCTGGCAGTGCGTGGAGTTCCATCTGGACGCGTCCGACAACAAGGTCACGGTGTACTTCGACGGGGTCGAGAACCCCGACCTGACCGTGTCGACCAAGAGCCACGGCGGGACCTCGGACGACTTCGTGTTCCCCACGTTCGACAAGCTGAAGCTCGGCTGGCAGCTGTACCAGGCGGACCCGAGCCCGTCGTCGTACGACGTGCGGATGTCCGGCATCGCGGTGGGCCCGCGGCGGGCCGGCTGCTGAGCCCGTAGACCCGCGGAGGGGTCCGCCCCTGGGAGAAGATCAGGGGCGGACCCTTGGACCCCGCGGGGGGGGGATCAACCGCGCAGGACCCGGCCCTGCTTGTCCGTGCGGTCGTTGCTGACGAGGAAGATGATCCCGTCGATGAGCGCCCAGAAGCCGAGGCCGCCGCAGGTCAGGAGCTGGGCGATGCCGACGCCGACGCTGCCGACGTAGAACCGGCCGATGCCGAAGCACCCGAGGAAGATCTGGAGGATGCCCGCGACGATCTTCGACTTGTCGGAGTACGAGCGGCCCTGCGGGTCGTAGCCGTAGGGGGCCTCGGGGCCGGGGACGGGGACGGTCATGTGAACTGCTCTCCTGACGGACTGCTGGATGCGAGAACCGGGGAGCGCGCGCACCTGTCAGCGCATGACTCGGCCGTCCCCCCGTGTGAGCGCTGAGCGTAAGTACGGGACGTCACCGAACGACACCTCTGTCGAACTATCGTTCCCGTACCGTGATAAAGCTTTCGCCAACTTCCGATCGGTTCCGGCCACTTCGAAAGCCCCGGTCAACCCGGAAGCGCCGCGCGCAGTCGCGTCAGCGAAGGTTGCGGACGACGGCCCAGACGACCGCGAAGCCCAGGATCAGCACCTGTGTCCGCCCGCCCATCCGGGGTCGCCAGTGCCGTCGGCGCACGGCGCCCTCCCACATCCAGCGGGCCAGCAGCGCGAGTGCGAACGGCGCCGCGAGGAGCAGCGCGCGGTTGTCCAGCCAGGCCGCGCCCCAGCGGCCGTGCATCAGGTCGTACGCCATCCGGGTGCCCCCGCACGCGGGGCAGAGCAGGCCGGTCACCGCCCGGAAGGGGCAGCGCGGCAGCAGGTGTCCCGGTTCGTGCGGGTCGGTGCCGTAGAGGTACGCCGCCCCGGCGGCCCCGGCGACGAGCACCGCGAGGGGGCCGGTCGTCGGGTGCCGCAGGAGGCCCCGCGCGAAGGACGTCATCTTGGAGCCTGCTCCGGGCAGGCTCTCAGCCACGGAGGACCCGGCCCTGCCCGTCCGTCGTGTTGTTGCCGGTCAGCAGGATGATGCCGTCGATCAGGGCCCAGATGCCGAAGCCGCCGCAGGTGAAGAGCTGGGCGAGGCCGAGGCCGACGTGGCCGATGTAGAAGCGGCCGACGCCGAGGGTGCCGAGGACGAGCTGGAGGATGCCGGCGACGATCTTCGACTTGTCGGAGTAGGGGCGCCCGTAGGCGTCGTACCCGTAAGGGGCGTAGGGGTCGCCGGTGTAGGTGCCGGGCGGGACGAAGCCGCCGGGCTGGCCGGGGCCGGGCGGCATCTGGCCCCCGGGGTACCCGTAGCCCTGCGGGGGCGGCGGGTAGGCGCCCTGCGGCGGAGGCGGGTAGCCCTGGCCCTGCGGGGGCTGCTGGTACCCGTAGCCCGGCTGGGGCTGCCCGTAGGGGTTGTCCTGGGGAGGCTGCCCGTAGGGGTTGCCGCCCGGGTAGCCGTATCCCGGCGGCTGGTTGGGCTGCTGCGGCTGTTCCGTCACGGTGGGGCTCCCCCGGGGTCTGACAATCGGATGCACGTCATCTTGCCCGATATCCCTGTGCCGCAGCCCTCGATCCGGTACGGAGTGCACCTATTGTGACGGTATGTCTGATGACGAGTCGTACGACCTTCTCGGGTTCGACAACGTGCTGCTGCCGGTCGGCGACATCGCCGAGGCGGTGCGCTTCTACGAGCGTGCCGGGTTCGCGGTGGGCTTCCGGTTCGACGAGGCCGGGATCGCCCTGCTGAAGGTGGGGCGCGAGACGCCGGGGATCCTGCTGCGCCAGGAGGAGGCGCTGGGCCACCGTCCGCCGCCGTGGGGCTGCACGCGCGTGTGGCTGGAGGTGCCGGACGCGCGCGCGATGGGGCGCAGGCTGACGGCGGCCGGCCTCGCGCCGCTCGACGAACCGGCGTCCGTGGCGACCGGCTGGACGGTCGAGATCGCCGACCCCTGGGGCAACGTCCTCGGCTTCACGGACTACACGAAGCGCCCGGAGCTGGCCCGCCGCTGACACCCGTGTTGAACGTGTTCAAAAATAGGTCTACAGTCACCACATCAGCGTTTTGAACGCGTTCAAGAAAGTGGTGGGGACATGGATCGCACCGTCATCGCGTACGTCGTCTACCTGGCCGTCAGCATCGCGCTGACCGTCTGGGTCGCCCGGACCCTCAGCCGCAACGGGCGGCTGTTCCTCGCGGACGTCCTGAACGGCGACGAGAAGCTCGCCGAGGCGGTGAACCACCTCCTGGTGGTCGGCTTCTACCTCGTCAACCTCGGCTTCGTCGCCCTCTACCTGAGCAGCGACGACGCCCCGGCGAACACCCGGGAGATCTTCGAGGCCCTGTCGACCAAGCTCGGCGTCGTCCTGCTGGTCCTCGGCGCGATGCACCTGGGCAACGTGTACGTCTTCAGCCGCATCCGGCGCCGGGGCCTGCTGGAACGCCGCGAGGTGCCGCCCATCGCGCCGCAGGCGTGGGTCGCGCCGACGAAGCCGGCCCAGGCGTGAACGCCACCGCCACCGCCGCCGCCGACCGGGACGCGCACGGCGTCCCGGTCCGCGGGCTCACCGTCCTGTACGACGCGGACTGCGGCCTGTGCACGGCCCTCAGCGGCTGGCTGGCCCGTCAGCCGCAGCTCGTGCCCCTGGACCTCGTGCCGGCCGGCTCCGACGCCGCGCGGGCGCGCTGCCCCGACCTCGACCACGGAGCGACGCTCGACGAGATCACCGTCGTCGGCGACGGGGGCCAGGTCTACCGGGGCGCCGCCGCCTGGGTCGTCGTCCTGTGGGCCCTGCGCGGGCGGCGGACGCTCGCGCACCGGCTCGCCACGCCGTCCGGGACGCGGCTCGCGCGCGGGATGGTGCTCGCGGCGGCGAAACTCCGTGAGCGCGGGCGGGTGTACGTCTGTGACGGCGGCTCCTGCGCCACTGGTTAGGCTCGCGACCGTGTCCGTGAACAACGACGGCCCCGCGGTGGCCCCCAGCAAGTCCGAGCAGACCCGTGCGCTGATCCTGGAGACCGCGATGCGGCTCTTCCAGGAGCGCGGGTACGACAAGACGACCATGCGGGCCATCGCCCAGGAGGCGGGGGTCTCCGTCGGCAACGCGTACTACTACTTCGCCGGCAAGGAACACCTCATCCAGGGGTTCTACGACCGGCTCGCCGCCGAGCACCGGGCGGCCGTGCGGCCGCTGCTCGCCCGCGAGACCGACTTCGAGGCCCGCCTCGCCGGGGTGCTGCGTCTCTGGCTCGACCTCGCGACGCCGTACCACGAATTCGCCGTCCAGTTCTTCAAGAACGCCGCCGATCCCGACAGTCCGCTGAGTCCCTTCTCACCGGAGTCGGAGCACGCGCGCGAGGAGGCGATCTCCGTGCACCGCGAGATCCTGCGGGGCGCCGCGAAGACCAAGGTCGCCGACGACCTCAAGGACGTCCTCCCCGAGCTGATGTGGCTCTCCCAGATGGGCCTCGTCCTCTACTGGATCTTCGACCGTACGGAGGGCCGCGAACGCAGCTACCGCCTCGCCGAACGCGGCGCCCGCCTCACCGCCCGCGGCGTAGCCCTCTCCCGCTTCCGTGTCCTGCGCCCCCTGGTCCGCGAGGTCCACGAACTCTTCACGGACTTCCTCCCCGGCATGACAAAGCTGCTCCCGAATCCGGGGTCAGAGGTCAAGGGAAAGGGCAAGTGATCGCTTCCGGGTGAACCCGTTCGATCGGGACATCCGGGGGCGGGCCTGCCTACGATGATGCTCTCGACACCAGCCCACAGGAGGCACGCGATGTCCGCAGCATCTGTCGAGCGGCCCCATGGAGACCGTCCGCTGATCGCGGAGGCGAACCGGCTCATGGATCGCAATCCGGGCTACCGCGTCGAGATCATCGGAGGCCAGATCCTCGTGACCCCGCCACCGGACGGCCCGCATGGGGAAGCTCTGATGGACCTCGCCCTGGTCCTCTCCGAAGCCGGTCTGCACAGGGCCGGGTCCAAGATCATCCCGGGTCTCGGCATCTGGTTGCCCGGCACCGAGGACTACGCGATCCCGGACCTCTCCCTGGTCGACGCCGACTATCGGGACCACCGCGCCGAGAACGGCTGCTACGCACCGGTCTGCTTCCGTCTGGTCCTGGAAGTCACCTCCAGCAACTGGAAGACGGACCTGCGCTACAAGGTCAAGGCGTACGCCGCTGCCAAGGTTCCCGTCTATCTCATCGTGGACCGCCATCACCAGCGTCTGCACGTCCTGAGCGACCCCGCCGGGGACGGGTACGAGAACCATCGCCCCTACTCCCCCGGCGAAGTCGCCCCACTGCCCCGCTCCATCGGCACCGACGTCACCGTGGACGTCGCCGCGATCCTCGAAGCCGGGCGCTAACCCACCACCTCCCCCTCCCTCAGCTCCACGTCCTGGACCACCGGTCCCTCGCCCACGTTGACGTGGCGGGCCGACGACCCGTACGCGGGCGCGGTGACCGCCAGGAGGTAGGTGCCCGGGGTGGGGACGGCGAGGATGTAGGAGCCGTCGGCGAGGGTGGTGACGTGGTCGAGCTGGCGGCCTCCGCCGTGGGAGAGGAGGGTGACCGCGGCGCCGCCGACGGGGAGGCCGGCCGTGTCGCGGACGAAGCCGTGGACGACGGAGGAGGGGCCGTCGGGGGCGGCCGGCGGGGTCTCCTGGGGCTCGACCGCGAGGTGGGGCAGGCGCCGGTCCAGCCAGGCCGGCAGCCACCAGTTGGACGTGCCCAGGAGGTGCATCGCCGCCGGCACCAGCGCCGTCCGCAGGACGAACGCGTCGAGGGCGACGGCGACGGCGAGCCCGACGCCCGCCATGGCGGCCCCGGCGTCCCCGCTGAGGACGAACGCGAGGAACACGCACACCATGATGAGCGCGGCGGAGTTGATGACGCGGCTGGTCTCGGCGAGCCCGACGCGCACGGCGCGCGCGTTGTCGCGGGTGTGGACCCACTCCTCGTGCATGCGGCTGACGAGGAACACCTGGTAGTCCATGGAGAGCCCGAACAGCAGCGACAGCATGATCACCGGGAGGAAGGCGTTGATCGGCCCCTCCTTGCCGAGCCCGAGCAGTTCGAGCCCCCAGCCCCACTGGAAGATCGCGACGAGGACCCCGAACGAGGCCGCCGCGGCGACGAGGTTCATCACCGCCGCCGTGAGCGGCACCACCAGCGACCGGAACGCCACCAGGAGCAGCAGGAACCCGAGCCCGATGATCGTGGCGACGAACAGCGGGAGCCGGTCGCCGGTGACGGTCGCGAAGTCCTTGGAGACGGCCGTGACACCCCCTACGTGCGCGTGCGCGCCGGCGTCGGGGATGACCCGGTCGCGCAGGGTGTCGATGAGGTCGTCGGTCTCCCGGGACTGCGGCGACGTCGTGGGGATCACCTGGACGACGGTGACGCCCTGGGCCGGCGGAAGGGCGGCCACGCGCGCGACCCCGTCGGCCGCCTGGATGCCCCGCACGAGCGCGCCCGTGTCACCGCCGTCGGCGACGACCTGGAGGGGCCCGTTGAAGCCGGGCCCGAAGCCCTCGGCGAGGAGGTCGTACGCCTGGCGGGTCGTCGTGGAGGTGTCGTCGTTGCCCTGGTCGGTCGCGCCGAGCCGCAGGGACAGCACGGGCAGCGCGAGGACGACCATGACGGCGAGCGCGAGCGCGGCGATCTTGCGGGGCCCGGCCTGGACGCGCGCCGCCCAGCGCGCCGAGAGCCCGCTGGCCCGCTCCGGCTCGGGCCCTTCGGCGGCGAGCCGGCGCCGCTGCTTGCGGCTGAGCACGCGCGCGCCGAGGAAGCCGAGCAGCGCGGGCAGCAGGGTCGTCGCCGCGAGGACGCTGAGGACGACGGTGAGGGAGGTGCCGATGACGACGCCGTCGAGGAAGCGCAGGTTGGTGACGAGCATCCCGGCGAGCGCGATGCAGACGGTGCCGCCCGCGAAGAGCACCGCGCGCCCGGAGGTGTTGAGGGCGGTGACGGCCGCCTCCTCGGGGTCGAGTCCGCGCAGGACGCCCTTGCGGTGGCGGGTGACGATGAACAGGGCGTAGTCGATGCCGACGCCGAGGCCGATCAGGGTGGCCAACAGCGGGGCGAGGTCGGGGATGTCGGTGGTGTGGCTGAGGAGCTGCGTGCCGAACAGGCCGAGGCCCACGCCGAAGACGGCGATGGCGATCGGCAGGAGCATCGCGAAGAGCGAGCCGAACGCGAGGAACAGGACGATGGCCGCCGCGGCGAGCCCGACCAGCTCGGCAAGGCCCGTGGGCGGCTCCTGGACGCGCTGGATGGCCTGGCCCCCCAGCTCGACCCGCAACCCCTCCTGTTCGGCCGCCTGAGCGGCGTCCACGACTTTCTCGATGAGTTCCTTCGGGATCTCGTTGGCCTGCTGCGTGAACGTCACCTGCGCGTAGGCGATCGTCCCGTCGCGGCTGATCTGCGCGGCCCCCGAGGCGCCCGCGTAGGGGCCGGCGACGTCGCCGACGCCGTCCAGGGCCGCGATCTCCTTCAGCGCGGGTTCGACGCGCTGCCGTACGGCGTCGTCGCGGACCGTGCCTGTGTCGGTCTTCCAGACGACCGTGTCGGTGTCGCCCGCGCGTGCGGGGAACGCCTTCTCCATCAGGTCGTACGCCTTCTTGGAGTCCGTGTCCGGGAGCGAGAAGACGTTCGCGTAGTCGGAGCCGGCCGTCGAAGCCGTGAACCCCATCCCGAACAGTGCCCCCACCCACAGCAACAGGACCACCAGCCGGTGCCGATAGCACCAGCGTGCCAATGCCGCCACGCTTCAACTCCTTTTCTTCTCCGGTCGGTTCGGTCGGTCCCCCAGGTCCTGACGGACAGCATCGACAGGAGCACGCGCGCCTGGACATCCACTGGGCGCGACTCTCAAGGAACTCCAAAGACAAACCCGGGACGGCTGTCGGTGGGGGCGCCGATACTGGGGGCATGACGACGGCCCCGGGCACTGTGCTGGTCGTGGAGGACGAACCGAGCATCGCCGACGTCCTCGCGATCGCCCTGCGTTTCCACGGCTTCGAGGTGATGGTCGCGGGCACGGTCCGCGAGGCCCTGACGCTGGCCGGCCGCACCCGGCCCGACGTCGCGCTGCTCGACGTGATCCTCCCGGACGGCGACGGGCGCGCCCTGGGGCGTGAACTGCGCGCGCGCCGGGCCGACCTGGCGATCGTGTTCCTCACCGCGCGCGACTCGCCCGCCGAGATCGTCGGGGCGCTGTCGTACGGGGACGACTACATCACCAAGCCGTTCGACATCGACGTCGTCGTCGCGCGCGTGGGCGCGGTGCTGCGGCGCACGCGCGCGGACGACGTCCTGCCACAGCGCCCGCCCCTGCGGTACGGGGACCTCGAACTCGACGAGACGACGTACAGCGTGCACCGCGCGGGGCGCACGGTGGAGCTGACGCCGACGGAGTACGCGCTGCTGCGGTTCCTGGTGCGCAACGGCGGGCAGGTCGTGCCGAAGGAGCAACTGCTGCGCCACGTCTGGCAGTACGAGCACACGCCGCCCGAGTCGACCGTCGTCGAGACGTACATCAGCTATCTGCGGCGCAAACTGGCCGCCCTGGGGCCGCCGTTGATCACGACGCGGCGCGGGGTCGGGTACGGGCTGGCGTGACGGGGTTGGTGTGAGGGGACTGGTGTGATGGGGCTCCCGCGCGCGTGGGCGATGCGTTCCCTGCGGGTGAAGCTGACGCTGGCGAATGTGGCGCTGCTGGCGCTGGGGATCACCGCGGCGACCGCCGTCAGCCTGATGGCGATGCGGCACTACCTGATCGGACAGATCGACTCGGGGCTGACCAAGACGCGGGCCTCCCTGGAGAGTTCGCAGCTCACTCTGCGGGACATCGACTCGTTGACCGTCCTGGCGTTCATCCGCGACCAGATGCAGCCCGAGCGGGCTCAGGAGCCGTCGACCCCGGACTCCGTGTTCGCCGTCCTCGACGAGCGGGGGAACGCGCTGCCGCTGTTCGGGGTCGGGCCGACCGAGCCGCAGAAGGGGATCGCCGAGGCCGTCGGGCCGCCCGCGGAACTCGTGCGCGGCAGCACACCCCAGGACGTCGAGCTGCACGGCGCCCCCTACCGGGCGACGGCCACACGCCTGAAGGACGGCACGGTCATCGTGATGGCGGCCTCCGCCGACGGCCTGCACAAGGGCATGGCGAAGGCGCTGAAGGCCGATCTCGCCGTCGGGGGGCTGCTGCTGGCGCTGCTCGCGTGTCTGACGCTGTTCAGCGTGCGGCGGCGGATGCAGCCCCTTGAGGACATGGTCGAGACGTCGTCGGCGATCGCCGAGGGTGATCTGACGCGGCGGGTGCCCTCCAGCCGGGAGGCGACGCAGGAGGTGGAGCAGCTGCGGCTGGCCCTCAACTCGATGCTGCACCAGGTCGAGACGGCCCACCGTACGCGCGAGCGCAGCGCGGCCCAGTTGCGCAGTTTCGTCGCGGACGCGTCCCACGAGCTGCGGACGCCGCTGGCGGCGATCCGGGGCTATCTCCAGCTGTACGACCGGGGGATGCTGCGCGAGGAGGGCGAGCGGCGGCGCGCCTGGGACCGGATGAACGCCGAGGTGGACCGCATGGGGCGGCTGGTGGACGAACTCCTCACGCTGGCCCGCCTCGACCAGCACCCCGAGCTGCGGCTGCGCCCGGTGGACGTCGCCCGCCTGGTCCGTGACGCGGCGCAGGACCTGCGCGCCCAGCAGCCGGCGCGGCCCCTGACGGTGGACGCCTCCGGCGCCGTCTTCCTGCACGCCGACGAGTCGGGCCTGCGCCAGATCCTCGGCAACCTGCTCTCCAACGTGCGCACCCACACCCCGCCGGACGTCCCCGTGCACCTGTCGGTGTGCCGGACGGACACCGGGGTGACCCTGCGGGTGGCCGACAAGGGCCCGGGGCTGGAGCCCGACAGCGCCGCCCGCGTCTTCGACCGCTTCTTCCGCACCGGCACCGCCGCCGGCAGCGGCCTGGGCCTCGCGATCGTCCAGGGCGTCGCCGAGGCCCACGACGGGACCGTCACCGTCGAGACGGCCCCGGGAGAGGGCCTGACGGTGACGGTCGAGCTACCGGAGCGCCCGCGGGAGTGCTCCTAGATCCAGTTGAGGCTCCACAGGCGGAACACGCCGTTGCCGTCGGCCAGGTACTGGCTGCCGCCGACGTCCTCGGTGGCGACGACGTACTCCTTGCGCTGCCACAGCGGGATGACGGGGACGTCCTGGGCGACGTCGTCCTGGAGGCGGCGGAAGTCGGTGGAGACGCGGCTGCGGTCGGCGTACTGCTGGCTGGAGAGGATGAGCTTGTCGACGGCCTTGCTGCTGTAGCCGGTGTTCATGGTGGAGCCGGTGCCGACGAGGGGGGCGGCGAAGGTGTCGGCGTCCGGGTAGTCGGCGACCCAGCCGACGGCGTACGCGTCGAGCTTGCCGTCGGCCCACTGCTTCTTGAACTCGGACCACTCGTAGCCCTTGACGTCCACCTTGAACAGGCCGCCCGCTTCGAGCTGGCGTTTCAGCTCGGCGGCCTCCGGCTCGGCCGCGCCGCGCTTTCCGTAGCCGTAGGTGAACGTGACGGGGGTGCTGACACCGGCCGCCTTCAGGAGCTGCTTGGCCTTGTCGACGTCCGGCTGGGGGTAGGCGTCGAAGAACGACGTGGAGTGCCCGGTGATGCCGGTCGGGATCAGCGAGTACAGGGGCTCGACGGTGCCGTCGTAGACGGACGTGGCGATCTCCTGGCGGTTGACGAGCCAGGCGAGGGCGCGGCGCACGCGCTCGTCGCGCAGGGGGGAACCCTCGCGGACGTTGAAGTACAGGTTGCGCGTCTCGGAGCTCTCGGCCTCGGTGACCCGCTGGGTGGTGTCGCTGGCGCTGAGCGACGCGAGCATCTTGGGCGGCAGCTGGCGGGTGGCGACGGAGACCTCCCCCGCCTTCCAGGCCGCCTGGAGCTTCGCGGAGTCCGCGTAGTACCGCAGCTCGACGGGCTTGCCCGCCTTGAAGGCGCCCTTGTAGCTGCCGTTGGGCTCAAGGGTGATCTTCTCGTCCTTGGTGTACCCGGTGAGCGTGTACGGGCCGGTGCCGTCGGCGCCGTCGTCCGTACGGACCTTGTTCTCGGGGTACTTGGTGCTGTCGACGATCGCGCCGACGCCGGTCGCCAGCTTGAACGGGAACGTCGCGTCCCCGGACGACAGCCGGAAGACGACGTTGTCACCGTCCGTGTCGACGGACTTGAGGTTGGACAGCAGGGGCGCCGGACCGACCGGGGAGTTGATCGCCTTGATCCGGTCGATGGAGTACTTGACGTCCTTGACGGTGACCTTGCGCCCGCTCGGGAACTTCAGGTCGTCGCGCAGTTCGCACTGGTACGTCGTCAGCCCGCCGCCCTCGAAGCCGCAGCTCTTGGCCGCGTCCGGGACGGGCTCGACGCCGCCCGGCTCGTACGTGAGCAGCGAC encodes:
- a CDS encoding MMPL family transporter; this encodes MARWCYRHRLVVLLLWVGALFGMGFTASTAGSDYANVFSLPDTDSKKAYDLMEKAFPARAGDTDTVVWKTDTGTVRDDAVRQRVEPALKEIAALDGVGDVAGPYAGASGAAQISRDGTIAYAQVTFTQQANEIPKELIEKVVDAAQAAEQEGLRVELGGQAIQRVQEPPTGLAELVGLAAAAIVLFLAFGSLFAMLLPIAIAVFGVGLGLFGTQLLSHTTDIPDLAPLLATLIGLGVGIDYALFIVTRHRKGVLRGLDPEEAAVTALNTSGRAVLFAGGTVCIALAGMLVTNLRFLDGVVIGTSLTVVLSVLAATTLLPALLGFLGARVLSRKQRRRLAAEGPEPERASGLSARWAARVQAGPRKIAALALAVMVVLALPVLSLRLGATDQGNDDTSTTTRQAYDLLAEGFGPGFNGPLQVVADGGDTGALVRGIQAADGVARVAALPPAQGVTVVQVIPTTSPQSRETDDLIDTLRDRVIPDAGAHAHVGGVTAVSKDFATVTGDRLPLFVATIIGLGFLLLLVAFRSLVVPLTAAVMNLVAAAASFGVLVAIFQWGWGLELLGLGKEGPINAFLPVIMLSLLFGLSMDYQVFLVSRMHEEWVHTRDNARAVRVGLAETSRVINSAALIMVCVFLAFVLSGDAGAAMAGVGLAVAVALDAFVLRTALVPAAMHLLGTSNWWLPAWLDRRLPHLAVEPQETPPAAPDGPSSVVHGFVRDTAGLPVGGAAVTLLSHGGGRQLDHVTTLADGSYILAVPTPGTYLLAVTAPAYGSSARHVNVGEGPVVQDVELREGEVVG
- a CDS encoding response regulator transcription factor; its protein translation is MTTAPGTVLVVEDEPSIADVLAIALRFHGFEVMVAGTVREALTLAGRTRPDVALLDVILPDGDGRALGRELRARRADLAIVFLTARDSPAEIVGALSYGDDYITKPFDIDVVVARVGAVLRRTRADDVLPQRPPLRYGDLELDETTYSVHRAGRTVELTPTEYALLRFLVRNGGQVVPKEQLLRHVWQYEHTPPESTVVETYISYLRRKLAALGPPLITTRRGVGYGLA
- a CDS encoding sensor histidine kinase, with the protein product MGLPRAWAMRSLRVKLTLANVALLALGITAATAVSLMAMRHYLIGQIDSGLTKTRASLESSQLTLRDIDSLTVLAFIRDQMQPERAQEPSTPDSVFAVLDERGNALPLFGVGPTEPQKGIAEAVGPPAELVRGSTPQDVELHGAPYRATATRLKDGTVIVMAASADGLHKGMAKALKADLAVGGLLLALLACLTLFSVRRRMQPLEDMVETSSAIAEGDLTRRVPSSREATQEVEQLRLALNSMLHQVETAHRTRERSAAQLRSFVADASHELRTPLAAIRGYLQLYDRGMLREEGERRRAWDRMNAEVDRMGRLVDELLTLARLDQHPELRLRPVDVARLVRDAAQDLRAQQPARPLTVDASGAVFLHADESGLRQILGNLLSNVRTHTPPDVPVHLSVCRTDTGVTLRVADKGPGLEPDSAARVFDRFFRTGTAAGSGLGLAIVQGVAEAHDGTVTVETAPGEGLTVTVELPERPRECS
- a CDS encoding ABC transporter substrate-binding protein, whose protein sequence is MRSVRMRIIAAVAVLAAVGVGGWQLLPSSGDNDKTIVVGTTDSITSLDPAGAYDSGSWALYSNIYQSLLTYEPGGVEPVPDAAKSCGFEGGGLTTYQCELRDDLKFPSGRKVTVKDVKYSIDRIKAINSPVGPAPLLSNLKSVDTDGDNVVFRLSSGDATFPFKLATGVGAIVDSTKYPENKVRTDDGADGTGPYTLTGYTKDEKITLEPNGSYKGAFKAGKPVELRYYADSAKLQAAWKAGEVSVATRQLPPKMLASLSASDTTQRVTEAESSETRNLYFNVREGSPLRDERVRRALAWLVNRQEIATSVYDGTVEPLYSLIPTGITGHSTSFFDAYPQPDVDKAKQLLKAAGVSTPVTFTYGYGKRGAAEPEAAELKRQLEAGGLFKVDVKGYEWSEFKKQWADGKLDAYAVGWVADYPDADTFAAPLVGTGSTMNTGYSSKAVDKLILSSQQYADRSRVSTDFRRLQDDVAQDVPVIPLWQRKEYVVATEDVGGSQYLADGNGVFRLWSLNWI